A section of the Oncorhynchus nerka isolate Pitt River linkage group LG3, Oner_Uvic_2.0, whole genome shotgun sequence genome encodes:
- the gapdh gene encoding glyceraldehyde-3-phosphate dehydrogenase produces the protein MVKVGVNGFGRIGRLVTRAAFHSKKGVEIVAINDPFIDLDYMVYMFKYDSTHGRFHGEVKAEGGKLVIDGHKITVFHERDPANIKWGDAGATYVVESTGVFTTIEKASTHLKGGAKRVVISAPSADAPMFVMGVNHEKYDNSLKVVSNASCTTNCLAPLAKVIHDNYHIIEGLMSTVHAVTATQKTVDGPSGKLWRDGRGASQNIIPASTGAAKAVGKVIPELNGKITGMAFRVPTPNVSVVDLTVRLEKPASYDAIKKVVKAAAEGPMKGILGYTEQQVVSSDFNGDTHSSIFDAGAGIALNDHFVKLVTWYDNEFGYSNRVIDLMAHMATKE, from the exons ATGGTGAAAGTAGGTGTCAATGG ATTCGGCCGTATCGGGCGTCTGGTGACCCGTGCTGCATTCCACTCCAAGAAGGGAGTTGAGATTGTGGCCATCAATGACCCCTTCATCGACCTGGACTACATG gTCTACATGTTCAAGTATGACTCCACCCACGGACGTTTCCACGGTGAGGTCAAGGCTGAGGGTGGCAAGCTGGTCATCGATGGACACAAAATCACTGTGTTCCACGA gAGAGACCCAGCTAACATCAAGTGGGGAGATGCTGGTGCCACCTATGTAGTTGAGTCAACAGGTGTTTTCACCACCATTGAGAAGGCCTCT ACCCATCTGAAGGGCGGTGCCAAGAGGGTTGTCATCTCTGCTCCCAGCGCTGATGCACCCATGTTCGTCATGGGCGTCAACCACGAGAAGTACGACAACTCCCTCAAGGTTGTCAG CAATGCTTCATGCACAACCAACTGCCTGGCTCCCCTGGCCAAGGTCATCCACGATAACTACCACATCATTGAGGGTCTGATG agcaCCGTTCACGCCGTCACCGCCACCCAGAAGACTGTTGATGGTCCTTCTGGAAAGCTGTGGAGGGATGGACGTGGTGCCAGCCAGAACATCATCCCTGCCTCCACCGGAGCAGCCAAGGCTGTCGGCAAGGTCATCCCCGAGTTGAACGG CAAGATCACTGGCATGGCCTTCCGTGTCCCCACCCCCAACGTCTCAGTGGTGGACCTGACCGTCCGTCTGGAGAAGCCT GCCAGCTACGACGCCATCAAGAAGGTTGTCAAGGCTGCTGCCGAAGGACCCATGAAGGGAATTCTCGGCTACACAGAGCAACAGGTTGTCTCTTCAGACTTCAACGGCGACACCCACTCCTCCATCTTTGATGCCGGCGCTGGCATTGCTCTGAACGACCACTTCGTCAAGCTGGTCACATG gtatGACAATGAGTTCGGCTACAGCAACCGCGTCATTGACCTGATGGCTCACATGGCCACCAAAGAGTAA